A region of Bacteroidales bacterium DNA encodes the following proteins:
- a CDS encoding RtcB family protein, whose amino-acid sequence MKKVIDTERIPIKLWLDDIEENTLQQAKNLANLPFAFKHICLMPDAHAGYGMPIGGVMATNGVIVPNAVGVDIGCGMCAVKTDLKFTPRVQKKLKDILGDIRKRIPVGHLHHKSAQDESLMPQGYDIDSMHVVKAEYKSALKQLGTLGGGNHFVEIQKDSDKMLWIMIHSGSRNIGKQVADHYNKIAKNLNNLWYSSVDPKVDLAFLPFKTDEARKYYNEMKYCVDFALANRKLMLTRVQEVLVDFFPKISFDEIINIAHNYAAWENHFGQDVVVHRKGATSASKGEIGIIPGSQGTNSYIVEGLGNPESFASCSHGAGRKMGRKEAIRNLDIEEEQRKLDKLGVLHAIRGKRDLEEAPSAYKNIAQVMANQEDLVKIKVELSPLAVVKG is encoded by the coding sequence ATGAAAAAAGTTATAGATACGGAAAGAATACCCATTAAGCTTTGGCTTGATGATATTGAGGAAAATACTTTGCAACAAGCAAAAAATCTTGCCAATTTGCCTTTTGCTTTCAAACATATTTGCTTGATGCCCGATGCACATGCAGGATACGGGATGCCTATTGGAGGAGTGATGGCTACTAATGGAGTGATAGTGCCAAATGCCGTTGGAGTGGATATAGGCTGCGGCATGTGTGCGGTTAAGACCGATTTAAAATTTACTCCGCGTGTTCAAAAAAAGCTAAAAGATATTTTAGGAGATATAAGAAAAAGAATTCCTGTAGGTCATTTACATCACAAAAGCGCTCAAGATGAGAGTCTTATGCCTCAAGGCTATGATATTGACAGTATGCATGTTGTGAAAGCAGAATATAAATCTGCTTTAAAGCAGCTTGGCACGCTTGGAGGAGGTAACCACTTTGTTGAAATTCAAAAAGATAGCGACAAGATGCTTTGGATTATGATACATTCTGGCAGCAGAAATATAGGTAAGCAAGTTGCAGACCATTATAATAAAATTGCAAAAAATCTTAACAATTTGTGGTATTCATCGGTAGATCCTAAGGTTGACCTTGCTTTTTTACCATTTAAAACTGATGAAGCTCGCAAATATTATAACGAAATGAAATATTGTGTTGATTTTGCTCTTGCTAACCGTAAATTGATGCTCACTAGAGTGCAAGAAGTACTTGTTGACTTTTTTCCAAAAATCAGTTTTGACGAAATAATAAATATTGCTCATAACTACGCTGCGTGGGAAAATCATTTTGGTCAAGATGTAGTAGTGCATCGTAAAGGAGCTACTTCTGCAAGTAAAGGCGAAATAGGAATTATTCCCGGCTCGCAAGGCACAAATTCTTATATTGTTGAGGGTTTAGGAAATCCTGAGAGTTTTGCAAGTTGTTCACATGGAGCAGGGCGCAAAATGGGGCGTAAAGAAGCGATACGAAATTTAGATATTGAAGAAGAACAGCGAAAACTCGATAAATTGGGAGTTTTACACGCTATCAGAGGCAAAAGGGATTTAGAAGAAGCTCCTTCTGCTTACAAAAATATCGCACAAGTTATGGCAAACCAAGAAGATTTGGTGAAAATAAAAGTTGAATTGTCGCCACTTGCGGTTGTAAAGGGATAA
- a CDS encoding ATP-binding protein, giving the protein MAKDFINRDIAPVMLEMYQYFPVITMTGPRQSGKTTLLRKVFSHLPYYSLENLDIRHFALNDPIGFLSQHPEGMILDEVQNAPDLLSYIQGLVDENSGKRFLLSGSSQFSVFKKITQSLAGRTGVLELMPLSYNEVKTQADEKNLDELLLTGFYPVLYTAKNIPNLFYPSYVKTYLERDVRDLLHIKDIMQFQAFLRLCAGRIGSLFNASELSSEVGVSVNTIKSWLSVLQASYIIKLLPPFYENLRKRLTKTPKLYFCDTGLACYLLGIETEQQLARDKMRGYLFENFIVMEAFKKRCNQGKDSNLFFYRDSNGVEVDLLLKNGNNYSAIEIKSSQTYHPEFEAGIKSLNFLLKDRLNNKAILYAGDFENDTAQIQVFNYKNMNRLF; this is encoded by the coding sequence ATGGCTAAAGATTTTATAAATAGGGATATAGCTCCCGTGATGCTTGAAATGTATCAATATTTTCCAGTTATCACGATGACAGGACCTCGTCAATCAGGAAAAACTACTTTATTACGTAAGGTATTTAGTCATCTGCCATATTATTCATTGGAAAACTTGGATATTCGGCACTTTGCATTAAATGATCCAATTGGTTTTCTTAGTCAGCATCCTGAAGGAATGATATTAGATGAAGTGCAAAATGCACCAGATTTGCTTTCTTACATACAAGGTTTGGTAGATGAAAACTCGGGAAAACGATTTTTACTTTCGGGTAGCTCTCAGTTTTCGGTTTTTAAAAAGATAACCCAATCTCTTGCTGGACGAACAGGTGTTTTGGAACTTATGCCTCTATCTTACAATGAAGTAAAAACGCAAGCTGATGAAAAAAACTTAGACGAGCTATTGTTGACAGGATTTTACCCAGTGTTATATACTGCTAAAAATATTCCCAATTTGTTTTACCCATCATATGTGAAAACTTATTTGGAAAGAGATGTCCGTGATTTGTTGCATATAAAAGATATAATGCAGTTTCAGGCATTTCTGAGGCTATGTGCCGGACGTATAGGGAGTTTGTTTAATGCTTCGGAACTATCTAGCGAAGTGGGTGTCTCTGTAAATACAATTAAATCTTGGCTTTCCGTTTTGCAAGCATCATATATAATTAAGTTGCTACCACCTTTCTATGAAAACTTGAGAAAGAGATTGACCAAAACGCCTAAACTTTATTTTTGTGATACAGGTCTAGCTTGTTATTTACTAGGCATAGAAACGGAGCAGCAATTGGCAAGAGATAAAATGCGTGGATATTTGTTTGAAAACTTCATAGTGATGGAAGCTTTTAAAAAACGATGCAATCAAGGGAAGGATAGTAATTTGTTTTTTTATCGTGATAGTAATGGTGTAGAAGTAGATTTACTGCTAAAAAATGGCAATAACTATTCTGCTATTGAAATCAAATCATCTCAAACTTATCATCCTGAATTTGAGGCAGGTATTAAATCTTTAAATTTTTTGTTGAAGGATAGACTAAACAATAAAGCAATTTTATATGCTGGTGATTTTGAAAATGATACTGCTCAAATTCAAGTGTTTAATTACAAAAATATGAACCGTTTGTTTTAA
- a CDS encoding CPBP family intramembrane metalloprotease translates to MKNSKRVILGLLLTIIAFLLASFVGVKIKLSYQLVSFITDFSMLILAIVLICCFRKFVNFKIAWPNFKKIWKPILLGILVPLIVNILLDIIGNLFGIKSESHPSFAVMSPLEVFLLVFILASVAEEALFRGFLQNILKPLQVKGIKIFKRHISVPVIIAALAFSSAHLGLIASGIGAYFIFSTLVFTFILGLIAGYYQEKYDNHAYAIIVHMSGNLIGVIAALIKL, encoded by the coding sequence ATGAAAAATAGTAAACGAGTAATTTTGGGGCTATTATTAACAATAATAGCGTTTCTATTGGCAAGTTTTGTCGGTGTAAAAATCAAATTGAGCTATCAATTAGTTTCTTTTATAACCGACTTTTCTATGTTGATACTTGCTATAGTATTAATCTGTTGCTTTAGAAAGTTTGTAAATTTTAAAATCGCATGGCCAAATTTTAAAAAGATATGGAAGCCAATATTGCTTGGAATTTTAGTTCCATTAATAGTAAATATTCTTTTAGATATTATAGGAAATCTTTTTGGTATCAAAAGCGAATCCCATCCTTCCTTTGCTGTGATGTCTCCATTAGAAGTTTTTCTCCTTGTATTTATACTGGCAAGTGTGGCAGAAGAAGCACTGTTCCGAGGTTTTCTTCAGAATATCTTAAAACCACTTCAAGTAAAAGGTATAAAAATATTTAAAAGGCATATTAGCGTTCCAGTAATTATTGCTGCCCTTGCATTCTCATCGGCACACTTGGGGCTGATAGCTTCAGGTATAGGTGCATATTTCATTTTCAGTACACTTGTTTTCACTTTTATTCTTGGATTAATTGCAGGTTATTATCAGGAAAAATATGACAATCATGCCTATGCAATCATTGTCCACATGTCTGGTAATTTAATTGGAGTAATAGCAGCTTTAATAAAACTTTAA
- a CDS encoding cell wall-active antibiotics response protein, with protein MSKNKCNKKGNNTLNFVVVLGIAFVLIGLILLAFNIGWLNPASKSIIFSWPMLLIILAIIGYIKRQKVFPTILLLLGIFFILPRLENVYPGILGNAGKDFTSNYWPFLLIALGLILIIKVASNRNKRVSAKNNVVDTQTTIEAEGWISKDIVFGGSESVFTEPVFKGGDIDVAFGGVVIDLRKTTLPNTTVYLNMDIIFGGIKLYVPEDWCVQSNLDSVFGGYSDKRPNAAIANGESNCKLILQGSLIFSGCAIQ; from the coding sequence ATGAGTAAAAATAAATGTAACAAAAAAGGAAACAATACTCTCAACTTTGTAGTTGTGCTTGGTATTGCATTTGTATTGATTGGCTTGATTTTGCTCGCTTTTAATATCGGTTGGTTAAATCCTGCATCCAAATCAATTATTTTTTCTTGGCCCATGCTTTTAATTATACTTGCGATTATTGGTTATATTAAAAGGCAAAAAGTGTTTCCTACAATTTTATTATTGCTTGGAATATTTTTTATTTTACCACGTTTGGAAAATGTTTATCCCGGCATATTAGGCAATGCTGGTAAAGATTTCACATCTAACTATTGGCCCTTTTTACTGATAGCCCTTGGCTTAATACTTATAATCAAAGTTGCTTCAAACAGAAACAAAAGAGTTTCTGCTAAAAACAATGTTGTTGATACGCAAACTACTATTGAAGCAGAAGGATGGATATCAAAAGATATAGTTTTTGGTGGTTCGGAAAGTGTTTTTACTGAACCTGTGTTTAAGGGTGGAGACATTGATGTAGCTTTTGGTGGAGTAGTTATTGATTTACGTAAAACAACTTTGCCAAACACCACCGTATATCTTAATATGGATATTATTTTTGGTGGTATAAAACTTTATGTCCCTGAAGATTGGTGTGTGCAATCTAATTTAGATTCTGTTTTTGGCGGTTACAGCGATAAGCGTCCGAATGCAGCTATTGCAAATGGCGAAAGTAATTGCAAACTTATACTACAAGGCTCTCTAATTTTTTCTGGCTGTGCCATTCAGTAA
- a CDS encoding WYL domain-containing protein, which produces MSKKTSFLRYRLIINKIKVSPLSFEEIADYLEMESDIHGYDFNISKRTFQRDLNDIRSIFSIDIQYDRNNKVYYIKEEYEPEMSEKILEAFDILNSLSAKQNLADIIHFENRQSKGTNNLNGLIHAIKNELKISFSYHKFNNKEAEKRSICPYGIKEFRNRWYVIGYENPDKPLRIFALDRLKELVISDEKFKKPSDFNIHELFKNNFGVIITKENKPEEIILSFTNIQGKYIKTLPLHSSQEILIDNKKEFRIKLNLVITNDFIIELLSMGENIKVIKPEKLKKRIKNIYSKALNNYSKDKKVK; this is translated from the coding sequence ATGTCTAAAAAAACTTCATTCTTACGTTACAGATTGATTATCAATAAAATTAAAGTAAGCCCTTTAAGTTTTGAGGAAATAGCCGATTATCTTGAGATGGAATCTGATATTCATGGATATGATTTTAATATTTCCAAAAGAACTTTTCAAAGAGATTTGAATGATATCCGAAGCATTTTTAGCATTGACATACAGTATGACCGCAACAATAAGGTTTATTACATAAAAGAAGAATACGAACCTGAAATGTCGGAAAAGATACTTGAAGCTTTTGATATTTTAAATTCGTTGAGCGCAAAACAAAATCTAGCAGATATTATTCATTTTGAAAACAGGCAATCAAAAGGAACTAACAATTTAAATGGCTTGATTCATGCTATAAAAAACGAGCTGAAAATTTCTTTTTCTTACCATAAATTCAACAATAAGGAAGCTGAAAAAAGAAGCATTTGTCCTTACGGGATAAAAGAATTTAGAAACAGATGGTATGTTATTGGCTATGAGAATCCTGATAAGCCTTTACGAATTTTTGCTCTTGACCGTTTGAAAGAGCTCGTTATCTCAGATGAAAAATTTAAAAAACCTTCAGATTTTAATATTCACGAATTATTCAAAAATAATTTTGGAGTGATTATTACAAAAGAAAACAAACCCGAAGAAATTATTTTGTCTTTTACAAACATACAAGGGAAATACATTAAAACACTGCCTCTACACTCATCGCAAGAAATTTTAATTGATAATAAAAAGGAATTTAGAATTAAATTAAACCTAGTAATTACCAATGATTTTATTATAGAATTATTATCAATGGGCGAAAATATAAAAGTGATTAAACCTGAAAAACTGAAAAAAAGAATAAAAAATATTTATAGCAAGGCTTTGAATAATTATTCAAAAGATAAAAAAGTGAAGTAA
- a CDS encoding CPBP family intramembrane metalloprotease: MKNIDRFFWGILLTAIVFLASVFIGGELQINIEFIPKSFWGYTLMLILSIALICGLKKHVNYKISVPKFKKTLKTMLFGFLAALLVNTLMTIIGIIFGIEAESHYVFNVMSPLQIFLFVFICASVAEEVLFRGFLQNILSPMKDKGIKIFKRHISVPVIIAALAFSLVHLNLISTDAGNFFLAKTLVSTFIVGLIAGYYQEKYDNNVYAILVHMGGNFMGVMAALLMNQNLQ, from the coding sequence ATGAAAAACATTGATCGATTTTTTTGGGGAATATTATTAACGGCAATAGTATTTTTAGCATCAGTATTTATTGGTGGAGAACTACAAATAAACATTGAATTTATTCCTAAATCTTTTTGGGGATATACGCTTATGCTAATACTTTCAATTGCATTGATTTGTGGTTTGAAAAAACATGTAAACTATAAAATATCTGTTCCAAAATTCAAAAAGACATTAAAAACAATGCTGTTCGGCTTCTTGGCAGCTTTATTAGTCAATACTCTTATGACTATTATAGGAATAATCTTTGGAATAGAAGCAGAATCGCATTACGTATTTAATGTAATGTCTCCTTTGCAGATTTTTCTTTTCGTATTTATCTGTGCAAGTGTGGCAGAGGAAGTTTTATTCCGAGGTTTTCTTCAAAATATCTTAAGCCCAATGAAAGACAAAGGAATAAAAATATTTAAAAGACATATTAGCGTGCCTGTAATTATTGCCGCTCTTGCTTTTAGCTTAGTGCATTTGAATTTAATATCAACAGATGCAGGTAATTTCTTCTTGGCTAAAACACTTGTTTCTACATTTATTGTTGGATTAATTGCCGGATATTATCAAGAAAAATATGATAACAATGTTTATGCAATTCTTGTCCACATGGGAGGAAATTTCATGGGAGTAATGGCAGCGTTATTAATGAATCAAAATCTCCAGTAA